DNA from Microbacterium sp. SORGH_AS_0969:
ATGCCGTCACCCGCGAGGAGCTCGCCGCGCTCATCACCCGCGTCGAAGACGGCGACGACGCGGCCGCCGCCGACCTCGCGGACCGCTTCTCGACGCGCTTGGCCTTCGGGACGGCGGGACTGCGCGGCACGCTCGGCGCCGGCTCGAACCGCATGAACCGCGTGCTCGTGGCTCAAGCGGCGGCCGGTTTCGCCGCGTATCTCCGCGAGAAGCAGCCGGACGGAACGCCGACCGTGGTCGTCGGGTACGACGGTCGACGCAACTCGGACGTGTTCGCGCGCGACTCGGTCGAGATCTTCGCGGGGGCGGGGCTGCACGCGATCCTCCTGCCACGCCTGTTGCCCACGCCCGTGCTCGCTTTCGCCGTGCGGCACCTCGGCGCGGATGCCGGCGTCATGGTCACGGCGAGCCACAACCCGCCCGACGACAACGGCTACAAGGTCTACCTCGGCGGCGCCGACGACGGCGCGCAGATCGTCTCGCCGGCCGACGCCGAGATCGCCGCGCACATCCAGCGCGTGGCGGACGACGGTGACGTCACGATCTTGCCGCGCTCGGTCGGGTACGCCAATGCCCCGGAATCGGTCGTGGAGGCGTACGTCGCCGCGACCGCCGCCGTCGCCCCGGCGCCGGCGGGCGCGGAGGGGCTCCGCTGGGTCTACACCGCGATGCACGGCGTGGGATGGGAGACCGTCTCGCTGGTGCTCGCCGAGGCCGGCTACCCGGCGCCGGTGGTCGTCGAGGCGCAGATCCACCCCGACGGACGCTTCCCCACCGTCGCGTTCCCGAATCCCGAAGAGCCGGGCGCGATGGATCTCGCGTTCGAGACCGCGCGCGCGGCCGACGCCGAACTGGTGATCGCGAACGACCCGGATGC
Protein-coding regions in this window:
- a CDS encoding phospho-sugar mutase, whose product is MSEYLAAARAWLAQDPDAVTREELAALITRVEDGDDAAAADLADRFSTRLAFGTAGLRGTLGAGSNRMNRVLVAQAAAGFAAYLREKQPDGTPTVVVGYDGRRNSDVFARDSVEIFAGAGLHAILLPRLLPTPVLAFAVRHLGADAGVMVTASHNPPDDNGYKVYLGGADDGAQIVSPADAEIAAHIQRVADDGDVTILPRSVGYANAPESVVEAYVAATAAVAPAPAGAEGLRWVYTAMHGVGWETVSLVLAEAGYPAPVVVEAQIHPDGRFPTVAFPNPEEPGAMDLAFETARAADAELVIANDPDADRLAVAIPDAETDGGWRRLSGNEIGLLLGWRAARAAAAGTGGTLACSLVSSPGLQAVAEHYGLDFRSTLTGFKWISRAPGIVFGFEEALGYLVNPEVVRDKDGISAAVALLGMAADARAEGRTVADLLREFRELFGAFASDQISIRVTDVSEIAGIMASLRAQPPSAVGEVAVSRIDDLMLGVDGLPPGDVLRIWLEDGSRLIVRPSGTEPKLKLYLDVQASSAKKANRRLAALRAGAEALLTAVR